The following is a genomic window from Procambarus clarkii isolate CNS0578487 chromosome 52, FALCON_Pclarkii_2.0, whole genome shotgun sequence.
ATTCTTATGAAAATTTATATTCTTAACTGTATGATCAAATAATCATTCTTCTTTTACTGATACGACACTATATGCACACTCATATATCTTCATTTTTGTGCACTTTAACGAACCACGAAGAGCATAAATTCCGTGATTTGAATTTAGATTTGGTTTGTATCATTGTTTATCTAGTTGTTAGCATAAACAATATTACATAACAAAGTAACCAGTGAAATGCAATATTCATAACACATTTTTAACCATTAACTTgattaaaatttaaattattttttgttattgatTCCAAACTCAAACTTTCAGAGTCACTTACAAATAAATTTGGCCTGACTGCTGAGCAGTTTGGTGAGAACCTACGTGATAACTATCAGAGGTTTGATGTTCAACAGTGGCCAGAGGACCCCACGAGGGAAGCTAAGCAGCTCATTTCCAAGTAAGTAATGAGATAGTTGAATGATTTATCTGTAAATATACAGCTAATGGTTCTAATCACGAAATCACGTACAGCTAATCACGAAAATTAAACACGTGATATTAAAATCTGAACCCTCTCAATTCTGGCACTAAGAACGTTGCAAAACACGACTTAAAACTCACTCCTGCTTTAATCCATCACTAAAAATGGACTCTCAATTCACTAATTTAACCGCATCATCCTACTGAAAGTGTAAAATAAATCAAGGATATAGTTAAGACAAATGGATAGAATTTTAGCATTCCTTTGCGCTATGAATGTGCAAATGGCTAGAGATGAAGGGGTTTTGCCTAAATTTTGCACCTTTTGTTCAACGTTTTCCATATATTTGAATTAAAGAATGTGGGTAATAAAAAGAGGACAGAACTCCTGAAAATGTCCTTAAATCTCAGcaatatggtaaaataaatattttgtagaTATTATAATAGTTATTACTTCATTACACTAAAAGTATTTTTTATTAAGTATTCCTCATGAAATATGATGAAAACTTTGTATTTTCAGAATATGCAGCACCCCAGAGCGAGTCCTTGAAGTAgctgttaggatggttggttggcAGCTGGCTTGTGAACCCTTAATAAGACGCACAGTTAGAGAAGTATACTTTAAACGTGCCAGAATCAGTAGCAGGCCCACTCCTCAGGCTGTGAACATCATTGATGAACATCATTCACTTTATGAACTTAAATATTTAAAGGACAAACCAGCCATAGATCTACAGGGTGACCAGTTCCTTCGTCTCAAATGTGGTGTTGAAGACAAACTGTTGACCGTTAGCTTTTCCGATACCATTGAAGGAAGTACAACTAAGACTTACCTGGATGAAATGAAGCAGTTGTACTGCCGAGATGAGTTTTCCCAGGTTGTCCAAGACTGGAATGATCTAAGAGGCCGGGCAATTGAATTTGCCTACAAACGGATTATTGAAGATCTTAAAAGGGAATTGTCTCAACGTTTGCTCCAGGAATCGAATGATCACGTGATGGAAAAGTGTTGCAGTAAACTCAATAACTGGATAAAAATTGCACCCTATAACCCCGGAGACTTTTCTGGTGAAGGCGAAGACTGGGATACTGAAAAAGGCTTCAGAGTATTTTCTATTGCATTTGTTCCAGACCTTTCACAGGCAGCATTTGGTTGTTGCATTGACATTCACGGTGATTGTTGTGAATATATTCGTCTCCCACATTTACTCAAACGGCGCAATGCTTACAATGAAAGAGACGCTTTGGCTAAAAAAAGTGATATTAGGCGCATGCAGGATTTTATTATTCGCTGTAAACCACATGTTATTTCCATATGTGGACAGTCTCGAGAAGCTCTCATGGTTAAGGAAGACCTGATTCAAATTCTCAAAGATCTAGAAAAACAAGAAAGGTTTCCTAAAATAAATACAGAAATCATTGACAATGACCTAGCTCACATATATGCAATGTCCAAGAAAGGAGAAGCAGATTTCCTTGATTACCCTCCACTATTACGGCAGGCTATATCAGTTGGTCGACGTGTTCAGGACCCATTGATTGAATTCTCGCAGCTATGTAATGCTGATGAAGAATTACTTAACATTAAGTTCCACAGTCTACAGGACCAATTAAACTCTAAGGAACTACTCGATGCTCTGTACACTGAATTCGTCAACTGCACTAATGAAGTTGGGGTCGACCTAAATCGTGCCGTAGCACATCCATATACACAGAACTTGGTCCAGTTTGTTTGTGGTTTAGGACCACGAAAGGCCAACCTTCTTATTAGGAATATGAAGCAGAATAATCATCGTCTAGAAAACAGGAACCAGTTAGTTGTGAACTTCCACATGGGTCCAAAGATATTCATTAACTGTGCAGGATTTATTAAAATAGACACCAATGCTTTGGGTGACAGTGATAATTATATAGACGTTCTAGATTCTACCAGAATTCATCCAGAAGCTTATGACTGGGCTCGAAAAATGGTTTTTGATGCACTAGATTATGAAGATGAAAATGGAGAACCTGCAGAAGCCTTGAAGGAAATCTTAGAAACTCCAGAGAAACTTAGTGAGCTTGATCTTAAAGCTTTTGCTAATGAACTACAGAATCAGGGCTTTGGCAAGAAGAACACAACTTTGTATGACATTAAACGTGAGCTGAAACATAGATACAGAGATTTTAGGTCAACCTACAGGTCTCCGACGCCAGAAGAAGTTTTCAGTATCTTGACTAAGGAGTCGCCGGAGACTTTTTATGTGGGTAAGCTTGTTCAGGCTACCGTCACAAATTTTATTCATCGCAAACTCCGTCGAGATCAAGTGGATAATGCCTATCCTGTCAGAACTGAAGGTACAGGTCTTTGGCAGTGTCCCTTCTGTCTAAAAAATTATTTTCCTGAACTAAGTGAAGTGTGGAATCACTTTGATGCCGGTGATTGCCCAGGTCCAGTCATAGGAATTAAAGTTCAATTAGATAACGGAATATCAGGTTTCATCAGTATAAAAAACTTGTCGGATAAAACGGTGATAAATCCAGCAGAAAGAGTGAGACGAGATTGTTTAGTTCTTTGTCGTATCATGAAAATTTATCCTGATAAATTTTCAGTTGATCTCACGTCACGATCATCAGACCTGCAAGACCGAAATAACAAGTGGAAGGCTCCAAAAGACACTTATTATGACCATGAGGCTGaagaaaaatatttaaatttggaCAGGAAAAAGATGGACCAAAAAGCAAGTCGGTATCAAAAGCGAGTGATTGTTCATCCCTCCTTCAGAAACATTGACTATAATGAAGCTGAAAAGGTTATGCAGCAATTGGAGCAAGGAGAGGTGATCATACGACCATCAAGTAAAGGCATTAATCATCTCACTGCTACCTGGAAAGTTACAACAGGAATCTGTCAGCATATCGATGTGCTGGAACAAGCTAAGCAATATGACTTTTCTCTTGGTCAGAAACTATGGATTGGAAATGAAGAATTTGATGATTTGGATGAAATTATTACCAGACACATTTTACCTATGGCCAGTAACGTAAGACAAATACTTGAACACAAATATTACAAGGAGTCTATCATGGGCAATAAGGAGAAAGCAGCAGAGTTACTGAAAGAGgagaaaaggaaaaatccgaagtcGATCCCGTATATCTTTTCGCCTAGGAAGGATTTGCCAGGAAAGTTTCTCATGTCATATTTACCAAGAGCGAAAGTGATCCATGAATTTGTAACTGTCAATCCTGAAGGTTTCAAGTTTAGGCAGAAAATGCAATTCCTAAATCTTGCCGGACTACTTAATTGGTTTAAGCAGAATTTCCATAGAACATTATCAGGTGCAACACCAAGAATGATGTCCACAGGCTCGTCATACATGGGCAACTCAACACCATATCTTATGGGTGTTGATGCCTTCACAATTCAGAAAGTGGCTCAGAACCTAAATCCACAAATGCTGCATAACCTCTCCCAGGCAGCCACTAATACACCTTGTAGTGTCAACACTTCTGGAGGATTCTCTCATGGTTTCTCAAAATACGCTAATACTCCTTACACTCCTTCAGATCAGACACCATTCATGACACCGTATGCCACCCCAGGGCATTCCACCATACCTCGCTATAATGGATCACAGACACTTGTGCCATCAAACCCAACTCCCTCACATCAATATGAGGCAGCATATTCTCAGCATATGATGACCAAAGTAACTGGACACTTACCTCAGCCATCTCGCTGTGGATCCCCAGTTAGCagccaagcaaaaaaaaaaaggattgaaAATGGCAGCAGATGCTTTGGTGGAAGTTAACGGTGCGACTAATGGACATAATAGACGAAGGATGACGCCACAATGCAATGCTGGGAAACCAGTCAACACCTCGCAATACTAATCAATATGATGACCACACACCTCGCCATACTCCTCAATATGATGACCACACATCTCGCAATACTCCTACGATATAATAACCAAACACCTCGCCTTTTCCATGGTTAAGTTCATCATCATCCATTCACGCGCTAACATGAGCACTGGTGGAGACCAAACACTACCCTATGATGATGAATGCCATATATGTCTTTAGTATTGATGACAAAGTTATCTCACTACCTtcaaattatatgtttgtatatataattTGGACAGTTAAAGAATAAGGAACTGTATTTAATCATTACAATAAGTACTGCAATTAAAAAAATTGTTCACGTAACTATGGTATTTTTACCAGGGCAGTCTTCAGTAAAAAGATGTAGTTTTCTGTACCTACATTCATCATGTTTTATAGCATGTGAACGCTGTAATTTTggataaaaaaatattttttttataaagaaatgcaacagTGTCTCATACGAGATGTTGCATAACTATTCCAAATTTGATTTGTTCCTTTAACTTCATGTTTCCAACTATGACTGACTACCATTGTGATCTGTGAAATGTTTGCTGTGATCTGAGAAACAATTTAGTCAGAAATAATAAACTTTATTTCTTTAGAGAAATACAcatcaatttgtttatttttatcctgTATTTGTTCGAATGAAATGATGCTGAGCGCACCCGACACCAATTCTTTTAGAAGGTGAGGTGTGATGGAACGATGTCAACGACATCTTTTGAGCCCACTGTTAAGAACCTTACTTCCTGTGGAGGTTCTTTCCTATTATAAATTGTTGGTGGACACATTGGAGAATGTTTTCTTGAAATAAATCTGCAGCTGATAACAGGGAGGCCGTGAGTGACTAGTATCACTGCTAAGTAATCCCTACTGAGCTGGAGATTGTTTAGGAATAATGTGTATTGGAATAGGAAAACTATGTGAAtgaaaaatggactcaatcaaaaaatgattggggaatatggtaaatgaAGTCAATACAGGATTTGATTGGAAATGTAGTAGTAGTTAGGCATCCGTCAATCCGGTTATGGAGCCcagggtgtctagttgttgtagtctagTTGGATGCTGCGTCTGCTGTGGCTgagaaggccaacccgagaatgtcagtctcgactgcagcgagcgcagataaaaCGCTGAAGCGGGTGcgtggtcgagacctcctctgaaatctattatcctccgcctgcctcttcaggTCATCCTCGAAATGCTGGAGTCCCTTCTGACCTTTGCATTAGTGGCAGATCTGTccacagctgctgcctcccaagtgttgatgtcgatgttcatctgcttgaggtcgcgtttgcaggcatctttgaaacgcagctgaggtcttccggtgggtctccttccttcctgatgccagttctccatacaagaggtcctttgGTATACGGCcattttccatgtgtgtgtgtgacatgtcccagccatcgcatgggtctctgtttcaggagattgaacattgaagggactctgTTCTCTCGAATACTGTGTTgctggtgacgtggtctttccacgtgatgtcaaggctGCGTCTCAGGTTTCGCATGTGCAAGGTATTGaaccgtctctcctggcgagagcgcagggtctAGAATTCCGAGCAGTAGAGacatgtactcaccacacatgccatgtagacttgtgccttggtgtgcactgtcagtttggcattttcccaaacgcgctttgtgagcctggcaaGTGTTGTTGCGTATCCTTCGCGATACGCCTGTTGAGTTCAGTGTCCAAGAAAgagtgtctgagattgtggatcCCAGGTatacaaactcgtgaactgcacATAGTCGGCTatgtttatacagggtagctcattcacgtcttgtcccatcacctgtgtcttcttcaggctgattgtcaggccgaatgcaGAACAAGCTGCtgcaaagcggttgagtagctgctgcaggccttctgctgtgtgtgtgggtgatcgctgcgtcgtcggcgaagaggaactccctgaggattcgcatctgtacttttgtctttgctcggagtctggatagattatagagctttccatcagatcttgtacggagatagatgccctctgtggttgttccaaaggcatgcttgataAGGATTGCaaagaagatgccgaacagggttggagcaagaatgcacccctgtttaacaccactgttgatggTGTTACTGTTGAGACTGTCACAGTACTACAACTGAACAGTAGTTGAGCCGTCATACACGACTGTCCcgttcatgtccttgtggaacgattgtatcatgctgagtagggtgggtgggcagccaattttggccaaggatcttgaagagtccgtccctgccCACTAGGttgaaggcctttgtaaggtcaatgaaggcaatgtacaaggcttttctctgctccctacacttttcttgaagctgtctcagggagaacaccatgtcagtggtcgacctctctgctcggaaaccacactgtgactcagtgtacactctttcagcaagaatctgaagcctgaccaaaacGACCCTGACCAACAGGGTCAACAAGAGTCTTGCCAACAACGCTGAGGAGGGAGATACCGCGATAGTTGCTGACATCGCtactgtcacctttatttttgtagagagtgaatGATGTTTGCATTTTTGATGTCTTGTGGCATCGAACCCTCCCTCCAGCATTGGCACataagttcatgaagctcagttttaagtgttccacgagcgaacttgagaacttcaggcggaatcccaTCGTCTCCTGGGGACTTCCCTCAGGAAAGTGAATCTattgctttctcaacttcttccacagtcaGGTTCAATGATCAatttcttccatgatgggcaggcactcGATTGCATTCAAGGcttctacgctgaccaagttctctctggagtagagttctGGGTAATGTTCCttccagcgattcatctgttgatcacggtctttaatgatctctccggtggctgacttcagaggagccgtcctgttttgtgtagggcctgtttGATCCCatcgtacatgcctcttatgttgccgacattgaccgcagtctggatgctggaacaaaGTCGAAGCCAATAATCGTTAGATAGCATAGCACCTTGCAGTTTGTTTaactctactgcgggcagtatggagggcctgtaggttcctcTCTGAGGGCAGATTCTTGTAGGATGAAGAGCTCGTCTCTTTTTCTCTAtgaggggtaacagttcctctgcactggcctcgaaccaatctgctgacttgttctgcctcttaccgaaggtggacatggcagtgttgaaaatagtgcctCTGAGATATGAtcacctctcacttgcgctatcgcagggtggtacaggaagggcatttaccagcgcaGCAGTGAATTCCTCCATCTTGTGAAGGTCATGGGTCTTGTTTACAttaatgcgtggtcttccctccttctttgctctgtggattttacggggctggaactttactctgctaacgacgagagagtggtcggtgtcacaagctgcgctctggaagctgcgTGTCAGTTTGACGTTTCTCAGATGTGCTACGCCCCGTAAACACCAGGTCGAGTTGGTaccaatgcttagacctggggtgtctccaggaaaccttagGCTGGAGTTTGGTGTCACAGAAGGAATAGGTGATGCAGAAATCATGACGGCAGCACAACTCCAGAATGCGCTGCCCACTCTCActcatcttcccaaatccaaactagcccaggcaggaaggccaagagctgtgatcagaaccaactcttgcattaaaaGAAAAGGCAGCCTTTTCAGCCAGCCATAAAAAGCCAGTCTCCCAGTAGGAAGATTGGCTCgtgttgaggtatgtctctgagagttAGGCCAAGGTCATCATTGAACTCgtccttcgcttcggtagaggTCAGTGTTGGTACATAGGCGTTGATGAGGCAgaccattcctgctgctgtatggagctgaagtttgatgatccttgcagacccttccgtgggcggtactatggaccctaacaacctgttACTGATGGAAAAGCCAACACCATGCTCCCTTACCTTACCTCTTCTGGTGAtttgccctgccagaagaaggtaaagtccttctcccGAATGCTGCCGGTCgcgggcagacgtgtctcctgcagggcgactatgtccatctggagcct
Proteins encoded in this region:
- the LOC138352070 gene encoding LOW QUALITY PROTEIN: transcription elongation factor SPT6-like (The sequence of the model RefSeq protein was modified relative to this genomic sequence to represent the inferred CDS: deleted 2 bases in 2 codons); this translates as MVPRIEEIETSEQFNDYYKFFLLHYGKDQLSMRDHMNTKHRKQRTTPRVTRGFKEHDHGERDQNGAGIEDGKIQRKVDEYEDTEDADEYEKSGNNKNKKGSLRANEDVEKEVEIEIEEQMEEENHESEEDSESLRRIVRKHEYELLRKAGIESLTNKFGLTAEQFGENLRDNYQRFDVQQWPEDPTREAKQLISKICSTPERVLEVAVRMVGWQLACEPLIRRTVREVYFKRARISSRPTPQAVNIIDEHHSLYELKYLKDKPAIDLQGDQFLRLKCGVEDKLLTVSFSDTIEGSTTKTYLDEMKQLYCRDEFSQVVQDWNDLRGRAIEFAYKRIIEDLKRELSQRLLQESNDHVMEKCCSKLNNWIKIAPYNPGDFSGEGEDWDTEKGFRVFSIAFVPDLSQAAFGCCIDIHGDCCEYIRLPHLLKRRNAYNERDALAKKSDIRRMQDFIIRCKPHVISICGQSREALMVKEDLIQILKDLEKQERFPKINTEIIDNDLAHIYAMSKKGEADFLDYPPLLRQAISVGRRVQDPLIEFSQLCNADEELLNIKFHSLQDQLNSKELLDALYTEFVNCTNEVGVDLNRAVAHPYTQNLVQFVCGLGPRKANLLIRNMKQNNHRLENRNQLVVNFHMGPKIFINCAGFIKIDTNALGDSDNYIDVLDSTRIHPEAYDWARKMVFDALDYEDENGEPAEALKEILETPEKLSELDLKAFANELQNQGFGKKNTTLYDIKRELKHRYRDFRSTYRSPTPEEVFSILTKESPETFYVGKLVQATVTNFIHRKLRRDQVDNAYPVRTEGTGLWQCPFCLKNYFPELSEVWNHFDAGDCPGPVIGIKVQLDNGISGFISIKNLSDKTVINPAERVRRDCLVLCRIMKIYPDKFSVDLTSRSSDLQDRNNKWKAPKDTYYDHEAEEKYLNLDRKKMDQKASRYQKRVIVHPSFRNIDYNEAEKVMQQLEQGEVIIRPSSKGINHLTATWKVTTGICQHIDVLEQAKQYDFSLGQKLWIGNEEFDDLDEIITRHILPMASNVRQILEHKYYKESIMGNKEKAAELLKEEKRKNPKSIPYIFSPRKDLPGKFLMSYLPRAKVIHEFVTVNPEGFKFRQKMQFLNLAGLLNWFKQNFHRTLSGATPRMMSTGSSYMGNSTPYLMGVDAFTIQKVAQNLNPQMLHNLSQAATNTPCSVNTSGGFSHGFSKYANTPYTPSDQTPFMTPYATPGHSTIPRYNGSQTLVPSNPTPSHQYEAAYSQHMMTKVTGHLPQPSRCGSPVSSKQKKKGLKMAADALVEVNGATNGHNRRRMTPQCNAGNQSTPRNTNQYDDHTPRHTPQYDDHTSRNTPTI